The following are encoded in a window of Chryseobacterium sp. genomic DNA:
- a CDS encoding KUP/HAK/KT family potassium transporter, whose translation MAEVVEGGHHFDLKKLSFVGVLVSLGIVFGDIGTSPLYVMKAIVNARGEGATMPFDVYIEGALSCIIWTLTLQTTLKYVIIALRADNKGEGGILALFSLVKNLKKRWLYLIAIIGASALVADGVITPSLTVMSAIEGLQIYNPETPVVLITCGILILIFVVQQFGTSFIGKFFGPVMVVWFLVLGGLGAFHLFQDVEVLKAFNPYYAYKLIIDSPSAIIILGAVFLCTTGAEALYSDLGHCGAKNIRISWMFVKVMLILNYLGQGAWLLKNESLIHTKGMNPFFGIMPEWMILPGVILATAAAIIASQALITGSFTIFSEAMALNLWPIQQIDYPSGLKGQMYIPRINWGLLLFCIIVVLFFKESHNMEAAYGLSITVTMFMTTILLTFWLLRKRVHKLLILGFFLVYAAIEIGFFSANIIKFFDGGWITVILAGFIGVCMYAWINGRLIKAKFIKFVKLAKYVPVIKDLKLDESIPKYATNLAFLSRAKREDEIESKIIYSILRKQPKRADHYFILNIVNQEDPFTYKYTVDEIMPGTIYRIHFLLGFKVDRRINDYFDQVLADMMEEGNIPSRSSHPSLRSHNIPPDLKYVVIDNTYINDTLLTVKEKITLNIYNFVKYIGSDDFKAWGVSPHNVVVESAPLLDQKVVTKKIQQVDFKHYNS comes from the coding sequence ATGGCCGAAGTTGTAGAAGGTGGGCACCACTTCGATCTCAAGAAACTCTCTTTTGTGGGAGTTTTGGTATCGCTGGGAATTGTTTTCGGCGATATTGGCACATCGCCGCTGTATGTAATGAAAGCGATTGTAAATGCGCGGGGTGAAGGTGCTACCATGCCATTTGACGTATATATAGAAGGTGCACTATCCTGTATTATTTGGACCCTTACACTGCAGACCACATTAAAATACGTGATCATAGCTTTACGGGCGGACAATAAAGGTGAAGGAGGTATTTTGGCCTTGTTTTCATTAGTGAAAAATCTTAAAAAGAGGTGGCTATATCTTATTGCAATTATAGGAGCATCCGCTTTGGTTGCAGACGGAGTTATAACGCCGTCACTAACCGTAATGTCAGCCATAGAAGGCTTGCAGATTTATAATCCTGAGACTCCTGTCGTACTCATTACTTGTGGTATTTTAATCCTCATATTTGTAGTGCAACAATTTGGAACCAGTTTTATCGGGAAGTTTTTTGGTCCCGTAATGGTAGTTTGGTTTTTGGTTTTGGGCGGTTTGGGCGCTTTTCATTTATTTCAGGATGTGGAAGTTTTGAAAGCATTCAATCCGTATTATGCTTATAAGCTCATTATAGATTCGCCTAGTGCAATTATCATTTTAGGTGCTGTTTTTCTCTGTACCACAGGAGCAGAAGCCTTGTATTCGGATTTAGGTCATTGTGGAGCCAAAAACATCAGAATAAGTTGGATGTTCGTGAAAGTGATGCTCATTTTGAACTACCTGGGTCAAGGTGCATGGTTGCTGAAAAACGAAAGTCTAATCCACACAAAAGGAATGAATCCGTTCTTTGGTATTATGCCGGAATGGATGATTCTTCCCGGAGTCATACTTGCAACAGCTGCGGCAATTATCGCATCGCAGGCATTAATAACAGGATCTTTTACCATTTTTTCTGAAGCAATGGCATTAAACTTATGGCCTATTCAGCAGATCGATTACCCCTCTGGGCTGAAGGGACAAATGTATATTCCCCGAATCAATTGGGGTTTGTTGCTCTTCTGTATCATAGTGGTGCTGTTTTTCAAAGAATCTCACAATATGGAAGCCGCTTACGGCCTCTCCATTACTGTTACCATGTTTATGACTACTATTTTACTCACTTTCTGGCTTTTGAGGAAGAGAGTACATAAGCTGTTAATTCTAGGTTTTTTCTTGGTGTATGCTGCGATCGAAATAGGATTTTTCAGTGCAAATATTATTAAGTTTTTTGATGGTGGTTGGATTACTGTCATTCTTGCCGGATTTATTGGTGTTTGTATGTATGCCTGGATTAACGGTAGGCTTATCAAAGCCAAGTTCATCAAATTTGTGAAACTTGCCAAATATGTACCTGTTATTAAAGACCTTAAACTCGATGAAAGTATTCCTAAATATGCTACGAATCTTGCATTCCTGAGCCGCGCTAAAAGAGAGGACGAAATTGAATCGAAGATTATCTATTCCATATTGAGAAAACAGCCAAAACGTGCAGATCATTATTTTATATTGAATATTGTAAATCAGGAAGATCCCTTTACCTACAAATATACCGTTGATGAAATTATGCCGGGCACGATTTACAGAATCCACTTCCTGCTCGGATTTAAAGTTGACCGGAGGATCAATGATTATTTCGATCAGGTTCTGGCGGACATGATGGAAGAAGGAAACATCCCTTCCAGGAGCAGTCATCCTTCGCTCCGTTCGCACAATATTCCACCCGATCTGAAGTATGTAGTAATCGACAACACCTATATCAACGACACATTGCTGACCGTGAAAGAAAAGATTACCCTTAACATTTATAACTTTGTGAAGTATATCGGCAGCGATGATTTCAAAGCCTGGGGCGTTTCACCGCATAATGTGGTGGTGGAGTCCGCACCTCTTTTGGATCAGAAGGTGGTCACCAAAAAGATTCAGCAGGTTGATTTCAAACATTACAATTCATGA
- a CDS encoding T9SS type B sorting domain-containing protein, with product MKKTLLLVIFLISQTFFSQEDCSTALTVCGNSSITYSPSGIGLVNEPLGGCLSTGEHNSIWYKITIATSGTLTFDLVPTDPAADYDWAVYGPNVSCGNLGSPIRCNAATVIGVGASTGLNMTSTVISAAGGSTTPYCQYLNVTAGQTYYLYIDNWVGAGSTTTAPFSLTWGGTATMASPYNNPAISPNPFIAPGPNQDGIITLCTNPGVFDFSTLSAGIVNGNPNFTVTYHNNTNDLLTNSNPLGTVTVNTANTYYYALHYTDPTNPLNPINKCLEIGTVNFVQGAITVGDATVKACNNNNEGTAIFDLTSVSTAMFADPTATRVYYRTISDMNNGVNPITNPAAFFTAAPTAVYMHVTTAHGCTDYGTISLEFYPTVVMNHASLTTCFIETNPATGLFDLNSAAVGGGTVTKTYYPSYTDAANGTNAIANPSAFVSPTTVVYVKGTSPNGCTGISEITLNVTPPNLSAVLKDKIICPEDTTTLDAGPGYNSYLWSTGATTSSISNVGVGSYWVKLTLGECVTKQTVTVSAAPIPVVSSIDISNNTITVNVIGGTPPYQFSMDNAVWQDSNIFTNVPRGKNVIYIMDSFNCEPIAVEVTVPNLINAITPNNDGVNDAIDYSSLGYKKNLVIKIFDRYGINVYQADRSNGYKWDGRRNDRNISTGTYWYTVTWNEPDAAGTPVKYSGWILVKNVE from the coding sequence ATGAAAAAAACTTTACTCCTCGTCATTTTCCTTATCTCGCAAACTTTTTTTTCCCAGGAAGATTGCTCCACCGCATTAACTGTTTGTGGAAACTCCAGTATTACCTACAGCCCTTCCGGTATTGGCTTGGTCAATGAACCTTTGGGAGGATGTCTGAGTACCGGTGAACATAATTCGATCTGGTATAAGATAACGATTGCAACCAGCGGAACATTAACTTTCGATCTTGTTCCTACTGATCCGGCCGCAGATTATGACTGGGCTGTTTATGGTCCGAATGTCTCCTGCGGAAACCTGGGTTCACCCATCCGATGCAATGCCGCCACGGTGATCGGCGTTGGCGCTTCTACAGGTCTCAATATGACAAGTACGGTGATCAGTGCTGCCGGAGGGTCCACCACTCCATACTGTCAGTACCTAAATGTTACAGCAGGTCAGACTTATTATTTATACATCGATAACTGGGTGGGAGCGGGAAGTACGACTACCGCACCATTTTCGCTGACCTGGGGAGGAACGGCTACCATGGCGTCTCCTTACAATAACCCGGCAATCAGTCCCAACCCTTTTATTGCCCCAGGTCCCAATCAGGACGGGATCATTACCCTCTGTACAAATCCGGGCGTATTTGATTTCAGCACGCTCTCTGCGGGAATCGTCAATGGAAATCCCAACTTCACCGTAACCTACCACAATAACACCAATGATCTTTTAACCAACAGTAATCCTCTGGGTACGGTTACAGTGAATACTGCCAATACTTATTATTATGCACTTCACTATACGGATCCTACCAATCCGCTTAATCCGATAAATAAGTGTTTGGAAATAGGAACTGTCAACTTTGTGCAGGGTGCCATCACGGTTGGCGATGCAACAGTTAAAGCCTGTAACAATAACAACGAAGGTACCGCCATATTCGATCTTACTTCAGTTTCAACCGCCATGTTTGCAGATCCAACGGCCACACGGGTCTATTACCGCACAATAAGTGACATGAATAATGGCGTAAATCCTATTACCAATCCTGCTGCATTTTTCACGGCAGCTCCTACTGCGGTTTATATGCATGTTACCACCGCTCACGGCTGTACGGACTACGGCACCATTTCACTGGAGTTTTATCCTACCGTTGTGATGAATCATGCTTCGCTTACCACCTGCTTCATTGAAACAAACCCAGCTACAGGACTGTTTGATCTCAACAGTGCTGCAGTTGGCGGGGGAACAGTCACAAAAACCTACTATCCTTCCTATACTGATGCTGCCAACGGAACTAACGCCATCGCTAATCCCTCCGCCTTTGTATCGCCAACTACCGTGGTTTACGTAAAGGGTACAAGCCCGAACGGCTGTACCGGTATCTCCGAAATCACCCTTAACGTAACTCCTCCCAATCTTTCGGCGGTCTTAAAGGATAAGATCATTTGCCCCGAAGATACCACTACACTTGATGCCGGTCCGGGATATAACAGTTACCTGTGGAGTACCGGAGCCACTACTTCCTCTATTTCAAATGTAGGTGTAGGCAGCTATTGGGTAAAACTAACCTTGGGCGAATGTGTTACCAAGCAGACAGTAACTGTTTCAGCAGCTCCAATTCCAGTTGTTTCATCCATCGATATTTCAAACAACACCATCACGGTGAATGTAATTGGAGGCACGCCACCTTACCAGTTTTCTATGGACAATGCTGTTTGGCAGGATTCCAACATCTTTACTAATGTTCCAAGGGGTAAAAACGTGATCTATATTATGGATTCTTTCAACTGTGAACCTATTGCTGTAGAAGTAACGGTGCCGAATCTGATTAATGCGATTACGCCGAATAACGATGGGGTAAACGATGCCATTGATTATTCTTCATTGGGTTACAAAAAGAATCTGGTGATAAAGATATTCGACCGTTACGGAATTAATGTGTACCAGGCCGACAGATCAAATGGCTATAAATGGGATGGCAGACGTAATGACAGAAATATTTCAACCGGCACCTACTGGTACACGGTAACCTGGAACGAGCCTGATGCTGCCGGTACACCGGTGAAATACTCAGGATGGATTCTTGTTAAAAACGTAGAATAG
- a CDS encoding DNA alkylation repair protein gives MTQLSGTAAEIYDQIKGTDTKLGDLRQIAKNIRTNHPLALELWSTAELYPRLLAILIMDKKELTETVVQQLIYDMDSHTGTDRTQLADWLMANQLTKDKKGLSMLNSWEHHPSPLHRRLFWYHQGRLRWVGQQPPNNTAALLEALDERMTTEEPEVQWAMNFTAGWIGIFDESHRQRCIEIGERTGLYIDMPVARNCAPDYLPAFIESELAKRKAKK, from the coding sequence ATGACTCAACTATCCGGTACGGCAGCCGAAATTTATGATCAGATCAAAGGCACGGATACCAAACTCGGTGACCTGCGCCAAATTGCTAAAAACATCAGAACCAATCATCCCCTGGCACTGGAATTATGGTCCACCGCGGAACTGTATCCGCGGCTGTTAGCGATTCTGATTATGGATAAGAAAGAACTCACGGAAACGGTGGTCCAACAACTTATATATGATATGGACAGCCACACCGGTACAGACCGTACCCAACTTGCCGACTGGCTGATGGCTAACCAGCTTACAAAAGATAAAAAAGGGCTTTCCATGCTGAATTCCTGGGAGCACCATCCTTCACCGCTACACCGCCGGCTGTTCTGGTACCATCAGGGCAGGTTGCGTTGGGTAGGACAGCAACCTCCCAACAATACCGCCGCGCTTCTGGAAGCTTTGGATGAAAGGATGACTACCGAAGAACCCGAAGTACAGTGGGCGATGAACTTCACGGCTGGCTGGATTGGTATATTTGATGAGTCCCACCGGCAAAGATGTATTGAAATTGGCGAAAGAACCGGCCTTTATATAGACATGCCGGTAGCCCGAAACTGTGCGCCGGATTATCTACCGGCCTTCATTGAATCGGAGCTGGCAAAGCGTAAAGCGAAAAAATAG
- a CDS encoding GLPGLI family protein, with protein MKKTVFSLLCILLALSYNAQSHRFLYEYTFKIDSLDRSKSEKELMVLDIGKEGSRFYSFERAQYDSVRESEIKKAMQTKSTHIDFTHIRDRSKVRSRVTKKYPDYQTTLHTTIGSDDLAVLYEAKMEWSISKETRTIKGLKAQKATGSLAGRQWTAWYTPEIPLQDGPYRFAGLPGLILEINDSKRDHVFTFAGNRKHKDLRLQENEKGIPVSEKKFNELWKIYFKDPAKSTRMILADPDVKITMSDGSGRIIPQAEMIRNNEIRLKEKLQKNNNFIDLTLYR; from the coding sequence ATGAAAAAAACTGTATTCTCCCTGCTATGCATCCTTCTCGCGTTATCCTACAATGCACAGAGCCACCGCTTTCTCTACGAATATACCTTTAAAATAGACTCCCTGGACCGCAGTAAATCTGAAAAAGAACTGATGGTACTGGACATTGGAAAGGAAGGCTCACGTTTTTACAGTTTTGAGAGAGCACAGTATGACTCTGTCAGGGAGTCGGAAATAAAAAAGGCTATGCAGACAAAATCAACACATATAGATTTTACGCATATCCGTGATCGTTCAAAAGTCCGCAGCCGTGTAACCAAAAAATATCCAGACTACCAAACTACCCTGCATACAACCATCGGGTCAGATGATTTGGCTGTCCTGTACGAAGCTAAAATGGAATGGTCGATTTCGAAAGAAACCAGGACCATTAAAGGTTTGAAGGCTCAGAAAGCTACAGGTTCACTTGCCGGCCGCCAGTGGACTGCATGGTATACTCCTGAAATTCCCTTGCAGGACGGCCCTTACAGATTCGCCGGACTCCCAGGCCTCATCCTTGAGATCAACGATTCAAAAAGAGATCACGTATTTACATTTGCAGGAAACCGTAAACATAAAGACTTGCGGCTGCAGGAGAACGAGAAAGGTATTCCTGTCTCGGAAAAAAAGTTTAACGAACTATGGAAAATATATTTTAAAGATCCAGCAAAATCTACACGTATGATATTGGCGGACCCCGATGTTAAGATTACGATGAGCGATGGTTCCGGCCGCATTATTCCTCAGGCAGAAATGATTCGCAACAATGAAATCAGGCTGAAGGAAAAATTGCAGAAGAATAATAATTTTATTGACCTGACTCTATACAGGTAG
- a CDS encoding universal stress protein, producing MNTPVQTLLVPTDFTDKSRNAVNLAVQVALRHEARILITHTVPANFIIDHTGRQLIGGERVSQNVETAVRELRTLYEALTAEYPALKLETRVTTGDVCDSLNELALELGADLIIMGTSGVQKFRQALLGSHSYSVLNRAVCSVMLMPESRMQYEFKKILFPVRAVDHLVLKMEFALAIANRNESEISLMGVGNMDNMPAVRDAFLQMKEQLHHNAEHFNSKLVLTADNAEMISQTTESESSDLVILNFEDEMKWKSLFSENFFKKIINDTDTALLFVKPQNPEPTPVDINSYDITLPIPG from the coding sequence ATGAATACACCTGTACAAACACTGTTGGTACCGACAGACTTTACCGATAAATCCCGAAACGCCGTCAACCTGGCCGTTCAGGTTGCACTTCGGCATGAAGCGCGAATACTGATTACCCATACCGTACCTGCCAATTTCATCATAGACCATACGGGAAGACAACTGATCGGCGGCGAGCGTGTTAGCCAGAACGTAGAAACTGCGGTGCGCGAACTTCGTACCCTTTATGAAGCCCTGACTGCGGAGTATCCTGCGCTGAAGCTGGAAACCCGTGTTACTACAGGCGACGTATGCGACTCACTGAATGAGCTGGCTCTGGAACTGGGTGCCGACCTCATCATCATGGGAACTTCCGGCGTGCAGAAATTCAGACAGGCGCTGCTGGGCTCCCACTCCTATTCTGTGCTGAACCGTGCTGTATGTTCGGTGATGCTTATGCCGGAATCCCGCATGCAGTACGAATTCAAAAAAATCCTTTTTCCTGTGCGGGCCGTAGATCATTTAGTGCTAAAGATGGAATTTGCGCTGGCCATTGCCAACAGAAATGAAAGCGAAATCAGCCTGATGGGTGTGGGCAATATGGATAATATGCCCGCGGTACGCGATGCCTTCCTGCAAATGAAGGAGCAGCTTCACCACAATGCTGAGCATTTTAATTCGAAACTGGTGCTTACTGCAGACAATGCTGAAATGATCAGCCAAACAACAGAATCCGAAAGCAGTGATCTGGTGATACTGAACTTCGAAGACGAGATGAAATGGAAATCACTTTTTTCCGAAAATTTCTTCAAGAAAATCATTAATGATACCGATACCGCACTGCTTTTTGTAAAACCTCAGAATCCGGAGCCAACTCCTGTGGATATCAATTCCTACGACATCACACTTCCCATTCCGGGATAA
- a CDS encoding GNAT family N-acetyltransferase, giving the protein MTEFKKYTETEKATDRQIEQIVDFLHDHLNQYGDEKADIEKSILYAMGHNGKPGGLVITAENAGGLKGAVVVNKTGMEGYIPENILVYIAIDRDTRGTGLGKKLMQQAIEYSDGDIALHCEPENPAKHLYHKLGFTSKYLEMRLKKH; this is encoded by the coding sequence ATGACTGAATTTAAAAAATATACCGAAACAGAAAAAGCCACTGACCGGCAGATTGAGCAGATCGTTGACTTCCTGCATGACCATCTGAATCAGTACGGCGATGAAAAAGCAGATATTGAGAAATCCATCCTTTACGCGATGGGACATAACGGAAAACCGGGTGGCCTGGTGATTACCGCAGAAAATGCCGGGGGTCTGAAGGGCGCGGTAGTTGTCAATAAAACCGGTATGGAAGGTTATATTCCGGAAAACATCCTGGTATATATTGCCATAGACCGTGATACCCGCGGTACCGGACTGGGAAAAAAACTGATGCAGCAGGCCATTGAGTACAGTGATGGTGATATTGCCCTGCACTGTGAACCGGAAAATCCGGCCAAGCATCTGTATCATAAATTAGGTTTCACATCCAAATACCTCGAAATGAGGTTAAAAAAACACTAA